A stretch of the Raphanus sativus cultivar WK10039 unplaced genomic scaffold, ASM80110v3 Scaffold0991, whole genome shotgun sequence genome encodes the following:
- the LOC130503514 gene encoding uncharacterized protein At3g17950-like, giving the protein MQDPRNQVPPSPTISSVSSSDLDTESTGSFFHDRSITLGTLMGFSFTATMPMMPPFRASSHRHVSPSISISRASSSNATRRNQRKRPPPNSSERHRRRKWWRFCRDDDDDDAGNGMHRGSGDCRRSSLGEYLEVERRSGDEAVYGSAEAELEGAVARYREQQPAVGERALLGGINDGRVLPPASAEVVSEEGTPAVTAFCRFPVSLTGICSGGGG; this is encoded by the exons ATGCAAGATCCACGCAACCAGGTTCCACCTTCTCCCACCATCTCCTCCGTTTCTTCCTCCGATCTTGATACAGAG TCGACAGGATCATTCTTCCATGACAGAAGCATCACACTTGGAACACTCATGGGGTTTAGTTTCACAGCAACCATGCCGATGATGCCGCCATTCAGAGCTTCCTCTCACCGCCACGTGTCTCCCTCCATCTCAATCTCACGTGCCTCCAGCTCCAACGCAACAAGACGCAACCAGAGGAAACGTCCTCCTCCGAACTCGTCCGAGCGGCATCGCCGTCGCAAGTGGTGGCGCTTCTGCcgagacgacgacgacgacgacgccGGGAACGGTATGCACCGTGGCTCCGGTGATTGTAGACGGTCATCGCTCGGTGAGTATCTGGAGGTGGAACGGAGGTCTGGAGACGAAGCTGTCTATGGCTCAGCCGAGGCGGAGCTAGAGGGTGCGGTGGCGCGTTATAGGGAACAGCAGCCGGCGGTGGGGGAAAGAGCGTTATTGGGAGGTATTAATGATGG GAGGGTTCTTCCTCCGGCTTCGGCTGAGGTTGTTAGCGAAGAAGGTACGCCGGCGGTTACGGCATTTTGTAGATTCCCGGTTTCCTTAACCGGCATATGCAGCGGAGGCGGAGGATAA